A genome region from Cerasicoccus sp. TK19100 includes the following:
- the rhuM gene encoding RhuM family protein, translated as MTSPHPKLAPRTQVNFTPIAPRAATQFTIDEIDMLNRLVVIFLEQAELRAKQRQDLTLDYWHRNVDRLLEFNERPVLDRLGSLTAEEARTLAEDHYETFDAHRRQQEVLAANAEDLMELEQIEEGLKQRPKPE; from the coding sequence TTGACTAGCCCTCACCCCAAACTCGCACCACGCACCCAAGTCAATTTCACACCAATAGCCCCACGCGCGGCCACCCAATTCACCATCGACGAGATCGATATGCTCAACCGCCTCGTAGTGATCTTCCTGGAGCAGGCCGAGCTACGCGCCAAACAGCGCCAAGACCTCACCCTCGATTATTGGCACCGCAATGTCGACCGCCTCCTCGAATTCAACGAGCGCCCCGTCCTTGACCGCCTAGGTTCCCTGACCGCCGAGGAAGCCCGCACACTCGCCGAAGACCACTACGAAACCTTCGACGCCCACCGCCGCCAACAAGAAGTCCTCGCCGCCAACGCCGAGGACTTAATGGAGCTAGAGCAGATTGAAGAGGGATTGAAGCAGCGGCCGAAGCCGGAGTGA
- a CDS encoding LCCL domain-containing protein, translating into MTAYRGQNNAVFYFQVTGNSYSGVYGTDIYTDDSGLASVAVHAGVIGVGETAIVKVTILPGQSSYTGSVRNGVSSSSWGSWQGSYSVEDAEAGSSVDFAITQQPTSVAGNEGNSVSLSVQVDGSGQTFQWYRGESGDDSDAVSGATSNTLSVTIGAVAQSYWVRATNASGSVDSDAAVVSPYITGNPSEWIDITVNVPGDISDSVIGPMLADGSTIYLLGATGIYRSDNNGDSFAFANDVSGQSYDLDLAALRFVEKANNFIYVGTATDSVTGNNGYTPLHRIQNGQSSWSQASQLNLPDSVISDSVEDIAYDATTGTYIASSIYAGSYISTDGVTWQASNNGLPAMSLPGVGTFFHGDTVAARNGKLFLSILAGAQSGVYESSDSGSSWSYSGVPASSVGELAQINNTIAISTSGAITTDAGVYTSTDNGETWRQNEGPSSGLGTDIRSNGNHLFAASGSNFKFSASEGLTWQDLDTTGLPGSVNAYWLEPNGTHLFALANVDGQNRLYRRPLNSLDLSLETRMVDDPSKQFSSLFANVGLSLNVSAYAVGPNINYQWTFNGEPVPGATLPDLSFFPTESGNLNLTVTGDDRNVELENSINIQVIPSGPGNQDVSFRQTVNPIRGVAVMAPGSRVVQIEAPRMHVFDRNGATLATRTGAGDSRIRNGFIDSQGRLMGWGEFTLARYDLDTLANDPAFTPVVFESTTIRINGAAELPGVGYILALASGTELDGVPMPPIALFDYAGNFVSDLGFGIKNSSTNFPPVGNKIVAAPGGKVYISVSGRFPNDEFVNWRRLNSDGTLDNTFAHETFRETLLSDTIDHIAADGTIYYRSVSGNREVRRLLPDGTRDLSFNVAGTQFEDDVYGMVTDSQGRVYVYGEFEAYGSNQAMGHVRLNPDGTFDPTYDASDGFAFRNFGVVNHHPIGFGVIDPEGGIYYISSETNSSFRETRQTGLVRVFTDNSTEPDAFDAFVASLPAGQRSPSDDPDLDSISNLLEFLYGLNPAQSDLLNLTEPAVLQTGTSLNTQYPSSGFEPGETYPTFQILWPVDLLGSTLNIEVATNLQNWGSVDANPILLETSPVSATLERRTYALDKPQSQLPTVFLRLNASR; encoded by the coding sequence ATGACGGCATATCGCGGACAAAATAATGCGGTATTCTACTTCCAAGTTACGGGTAATTCCTACAGTGGCGTCTATGGCACAGACATCTACACAGACGATTCCGGTCTAGCGTCGGTCGCTGTCCATGCAGGTGTCATTGGTGTTGGTGAGACAGCTATCGTCAAAGTAACAATTCTGCCTGGTCAGTCATCGTACACCGGATCTGTGCGAAATGGCGTTTCTTCTAGTAGCTGGGGCTCGTGGCAGGGCAGCTACTCAGTAGAAGACGCCGAGGCAGGCAGTAGTGTGGACTTCGCCATTACCCAGCAGCCGACATCAGTTGCCGGAAACGAAGGCAACAGCGTGTCCCTCTCCGTGCAAGTAGATGGCAGCGGGCAGACTTTTCAATGGTATCGGGGTGAATCCGGCGATGACAGTGACGCCGTCTCGGGCGCTACGTCGAATACGCTTTCGGTCACCATTGGCGCAGTAGCGCAGAGCTACTGGGTGCGCGCGACGAATGCCAGCGGCAGCGTTGATTCGGACGCAGCCGTGGTAAGCCCGTATATTACTGGCAATCCATCCGAGTGGATCGACATTACGGTGAATGTGCCCGGCGACATTTCTGACAGTGTGATCGGGCCAATGCTGGCCGATGGCTCCACCATTTACCTGCTTGGGGCTACCGGAATCTACCGGAGTGATAACAACGGAGACTCCTTTGCGTTCGCGAACGATGTCTCGGGCCAGTCTTACGACTTGGACCTCGCAGCGCTGCGATTCGTGGAGAAGGCCAACAACTTTATCTACGTGGGAACGGCTACGGACAGCGTGACTGGCAACAATGGCTATACGCCGCTGCACCGCATTCAGAACGGCCAGTCCAGTTGGTCACAAGCTTCCCAGCTCAACCTGCCCGACAGTGTGATTAGCGACAGCGTTGAAGATATTGCTTATGACGCGACCACGGGAACCTACATCGCATCCAGCATCTATGCCGGATCCTATATTTCAACGGATGGCGTCACTTGGCAGGCCAGCAACAATGGGCTGCCCGCAATGTCCTTACCTGGCGTCGGCACATTTTTTCATGGAGACACCGTAGCCGCCCGGAATGGCAAACTGTTTTTATCGATCCTGGCTGGCGCCCAAAGTGGAGTTTACGAGTCGAGCGATTCCGGCAGTAGCTGGAGCTACTCGGGCGTTCCGGCCAGCTCGGTGGGCGAACTGGCGCAAATTAACAATACGATCGCGATCTCAACTTCAGGCGCCATCACGACCGACGCTGGCGTTTACACGAGCACTGATAATGGTGAAACCTGGCGCCAAAACGAGGGGCCAAGTAGCGGGCTCGGGACTGATATCCGCAGCAACGGCAATCACCTGTTTGCGGCCTCCGGTAGTAATTTTAAGTTCTCCGCCTCCGAGGGATTGACCTGGCAGGACCTGGACACCACTGGCTTGCCCGGAAGCGTCAATGCCTACTGGCTTGAGCCCAATGGCACGCATCTCTTTGCCCTGGCGAATGTTGATGGGCAGAATCGTCTTTACCGCCGCCCGCTGAACTCCCTGGACCTCAGCTTGGAAACGCGAATGGTGGACGATCCATCCAAGCAATTTTCGAGTCTGTTTGCGAATGTCGGGCTATCCCTGAACGTATCGGCCTATGCGGTCGGTCCCAACATTAACTACCAGTGGACATTCAACGGAGAGCCAGTTCCGGGCGCCACCTTGCCCGACCTGAGCTTCTTCCCAACGGAAAGTGGCAACTTGAACCTGACGGTAACCGGTGACGACCGAAATGTTGAGTTGGAAAATTCGATCAACATCCAAGTCATTCCCAGCGGGCCTGGCAACCAGGACGTCAGCTTCCGCCAAACGGTGAACCCGATACGTGGCGTCGCGGTGATGGCACCCGGTAGCCGCGTTGTGCAAATCGAAGCGCCGCGCATGCACGTATTCGATCGCAATGGTGCAACGCTGGCCACACGCACCGGTGCCGGTGACAGCCGCATACGCAACGGCTTCATCGATTCGCAGGGACGCCTGATGGGCTGGGGGGAGTTTACGCTGGCCCGCTATGATCTCGATACACTGGCGAATGATCCCGCCTTCACCCCCGTGGTATTCGAAAGCACGACAATACGAATTAACGGAGCTGCCGAGTTGCCGGGCGTCGGCTACATCCTGGCGCTGGCGAGCGGGACCGAGCTCGACGGCGTGCCGATGCCGCCCATTGCCCTGTTCGACTATGCGGGTAACTTCGTGTCCGATTTAGGTTTCGGCATTAAGAATTCCAGCACTAACTTCCCGCCCGTTGGCAACAAAATCGTAGCGGCCCCAGGTGGGAAAGTCTACATCAGCGTGTCAGGACGATTCCCCAACGATGAATTCGTGAACTGGCGGCGTCTCAATTCGGACGGCACCTTGGACAACACTTTTGCCCATGAAACCTTCAGGGAAACTTTGCTAAGCGATACCATCGACCACATCGCCGCCGATGGCACCATCTACTACCGGAGTGTTTCGGGTAATCGTGAGGTCCGCCGTCTCTTGCCTGATGGCACCCGGGATTTGAGCTTCAATGTGGCGGGCACTCAGTTTGAAGACGATGTCTATGGCATGGTAACGGACAGCCAGGGACGTGTTTACGTCTACGGAGAGTTTGAAGCTTATGGAAGCAATCAAGCGATGGGCCACGTGCGCCTGAATCCGGATGGCACCTTTGATCCGACTTACGATGCGAGCGATGGCTTTGCATTCCGTAACTTTGGCGTCGTGAACCATCACCCTATCGGCTTTGGTGTGATTGATCCGGAAGGCGGCATTTACTACATTTCCAGTGAGACGAATTCCTCGTTCCGCGAAACACGCCAAACTGGACTCGTGCGCGTCTTCACCGATAACAGCACGGAGCCTGACGCCTTTGATGCCTTCGTCGCGTCACTCCCAGCTGGCCAACGTAGCCCGTCGGATGACCCGGACTTGGATTCAATCTCCAACCTGTTGGAGTTCCTCTACGGGCTGAATCCCGCCCAAAGCGATTTGCTGAATTTGACTGAGCCCGCCGTGCTGCAAACGGGCACCAGCCTCAACACGCAATATCCCAGCTCTGGCTTTGAGCCCGGCGAAACTTACCCGACGTTCCAGATCCTGTGGCCGGTCGACTTGCTCGGCAGCACGCTCAACATCGAAGTGGCCACCAATCTGCAAAATTGGGGCAGCGTCGACGCCAACCCAATTCTTCTGGAAACCAGCCCGGTATCCGCGACATTGGAGCGGCGCACCTACGCCTTGGACAAGCCGCAAAGCCAGCTGCCCACCGTCTTCCTG
- a CDS encoding zinc metallopeptidase, whose amino-acid sequence MGLFLLLIVPTMILGFWAQHRVSSAYNQWKRVPTRSRITGREAADAVMRNAGIYDVDIVEVPGHLTDHYDPANKRLALSRENYRGYSLAAVGVAAHEAGHAIQHKVGYKALQARMSLIPLTTIASQALPFVILGGMFFGALGLIKLGVLCYAVLTVFQLVTLPVEFDASKRARVQLAKLGIVGQDEMPGVVKTLNAAGMTYVAAFVSSLANLLYLFALSRD is encoded by the coding sequence ATGGGACTCTTTTTACTTCTTATCGTACCAACCATGATCCTGGGCTTCTGGGCCCAGCACCGGGTCAGCAGCGCTTACAACCAATGGAAGCGCGTGCCAACCCGTAGCCGTATCACCGGACGCGAAGCCGCCGACGCCGTCATGCGCAACGCCGGCATCTACGACGTGGACATCGTTGAAGTGCCCGGACACCTCACCGACCACTACGACCCGGCCAACAAGCGCCTGGCCCTCTCCCGCGAAAACTATCGTGGCTACAGCTTGGCCGCTGTCGGCGTCGCCGCACACGAAGCCGGCCACGCCATTCAGCACAAGGTGGGCTACAAAGCATTGCAGGCCCGCATGAGCCTGATCCCGCTCACCACCATCGCTTCGCAAGCGCTGCCGTTTGTGATCCTTGGTGGTATGTTCTTCGGTGCCCTTGGGCTGATCAAACTCGGTGTCCTCTGCTACGCGGTGCTCACCGTGTTCCAGCTCGTCACCCTGCCCGTGGAGTTCGACGCCAGCAAGCGCGCCCGCGTGCAACTCGCCAAACTCGGCATCGTCGGTCAAGACGAAATGCCCGGCGTGGTCAAGACGCTCAACGCCGCCGGCATGACCTACGTCGCCGCCTTCGTCAGCAGCCTCGCCAACTTGCTCTACCTCTTCGCCCTCTCCCGCGACTAA
- a CDS encoding REP-associated tyrosine transposase: MAEPLPDRKRPARQPIYDQFNRANIIFLTVCTAQRKPILANHAAHERLRQCWQEADHWRVGRYVIMPDHIHLFCSPARVDHLPLKKWVAYWKSTASRQWPAKEDQPIWQMDGWDRQLRSGESYSAKWLYVRNNPVRHGLVDSPENWPFQGELNVLFWHD, from the coding sequence ATGGCGGAACCTCTCCCAGATCGAAAACGCCCAGCCCGGCAGCCCATTTATGATCAATTCAATCGGGCAAATATCATCTTCCTGACCGTCTGCACCGCTCAGCGAAAACCAATTCTGGCAAACCATGCCGCTCACGAACGCTTAAGGCAATGCTGGCAAGAGGCTGACCATTGGCGGGTTGGACGCTATGTCATCATGCCGGACCACATTCATCTGTTTTGTTCGCCAGCGCGTGTCGATCACCTTCCGCTGAAGAAATGGGTCGCCTACTGGAAATCAACCGCATCCCGCCAATGGCCAGCCAAGGAGGATCAGCCAATCTGGCAGATGGACGGATGGGACCGCCAATTGCGCTCCGGCGAAAGCTATTCCGCAAAGTGGCTCTATGTGAGAAACAATCCCGTGCGCCATGGCTTGGTCGACTCACCAGAAAATTGGCCATTTCAGGGTGAGCTGAATGTATTGTTCTGGCACGACTAG
- a CDS encoding sodium:solute symporter family protein, whose protein sequence is MIPLAAASETPSNLGPGGIAVIAVYLGIMIAIGVAGRFARKENSLGDFFLGGRSLGFVVLLLTLYATQYSGNTLIGFAGAAYRNGFAYLVSLPFMMAGIGFYLLYAPKLQKLSREHDFITLGDYIQRRYQHRWLTTAIAISGIVALGNFMITNLKAMGQMTAVVAGDYLSPAQGIVILAIIILIYETLGGLRSVAWTDVLQGILLLLGCTIIFTATLSNLGGLTGAAERLQEVRPTFWQPLDFGGCLTWVSTAIIVSLGFSLYPQAIQRIYAAKSPKVLRRSLQVMVFMPLVTTLLMVAIGLLGNIAHPGLDKAGSEGITMLVLNDYAATHPAAKWVVYVFIAAVVAAIMSTADSVLLAIASSATQDLFRPLLKTNDQKQLTLLGKVISTGVMIACVLLSINLPQSIWALIQIKVELLAQTAPALLCGIHFRKVNSRAVFAGLIAGIAIVLFFHIGHAYWPDAVIAKPLGIHAGLWAVLINLGIIWGGSRFASQSKNT, encoded by the coding sequence ATGATCCCCCTCGCGGCCGCTTCGGAAACCCCCTCCAATCTCGGGCCCGGCGGCATCGCGGTAATCGCGGTTTACCTGGGCATCATGATCGCGATTGGTGTGGCGGGCCGTTTTGCCCGCAAGGAAAACTCGCTGGGGGACTTCTTTCTCGGCGGCCGGAGCCTGGGCTTTGTCGTCCTGCTGCTCACCCTTTACGCCACGCAATACAGCGGCAACACGCTCATCGGTTTTGCCGGCGCGGCGTATCGCAACGGCTTTGCCTACCTGGTCAGCCTGCCCTTCATGATGGCCGGCATCGGCTTTTACCTGCTCTACGCGCCCAAGCTGCAAAAGCTCTCCCGCGAGCACGACTTCATCACGCTGGGCGACTACATCCAACGCCGCTATCAGCACCGCTGGCTCACGACCGCCATCGCCATCTCGGGCATCGTCGCGCTGGGCAACTTCATGATCACCAACCTCAAGGCCATGGGCCAAATGACGGCCGTCGTCGCGGGCGACTACCTTTCCCCCGCGCAAGGCATCGTGATCCTGGCTATAATCATCCTGATCTACGAAACCCTCGGCGGGCTGCGCAGCGTCGCGTGGACGGATGTTTTGCAAGGCATCCTGTTGCTCCTCGGCTGCACAATCATTTTCACCGCCACGCTCTCCAACCTCGGCGGGCTAACCGGCGCCGCCGAGCGCCTGCAGGAAGTCCGCCCGACTTTCTGGCAGCCGCTCGACTTCGGCGGCTGCCTGACGTGGGTCTCCACGGCGATCATTGTTTCGCTCGGCTTCTCGCTTTACCCGCAGGCCATCCAGCGCATCTACGCCGCGAAAAGCCCCAAGGTGCTCCGCCGCTCGCTGCAGGTCATGGTGTTTATGCCGCTGGTCACGACGCTGCTCATGGTTGCGATCGGCCTGCTCGGCAACATCGCGCACCCCGGCCTCGACAAAGCCGGCAGCGAGGGCATCACCATGCTCGTGCTCAACGACTACGCCGCCACGCACCCGGCGGCCAAGTGGGTCGTGTATGTGTTCATCGCCGCCGTCGTGGCCGCCATCATGTCCACCGCCGACAGCGTGCTGCTGGCCATCGCCTCCTCGGCCACGCAAGACCTCTTCCGCCCCCTCCTCAAAACCAACGACCAAAAGCAACTTACTTTGCTGGGCAAAGTAATCTCCACCGGCGTCATGATCGCCTGCGTGCTGCTCTCAATCAACCTCCCCCAAAGCATCTGGGCGCTGATCCAGATCAAGGTCGAGCTGCTCGCCCAAACCGCCCCCGCCCTCCTCTGCGGCATCCACTTCCGCAAGGTAAATAGCCGCGCCGTGTTCGCTGGCCTCATCGCGGGCATAGCAATCGTCTTGTTCTTCCACATCGGCCACGCCTACTGGCCCGACGCCGTCATCGCCAAACCCCTGGGCATCCACGCCGGCCTCTGGGCAGTGTTGATTAACCTCGGCATCATCTGGGGTGGTAGTCGCTTTGCATCGCAAAGTAAGAACACCTAG
- a CDS encoding DEAD/DEAH box helicase produces the protein MPSSFFYLGAEKTQENEFILNGFAQYAEQNNLQTYIIDRPLGEDRYTYGYEKSFLLLIPKHKITFINYGPQSIDFDDYIEDFLEDLGSISDKFRYKEFIGRPRKWRSELVADFQVDSTSFDPECIISQIALTEGEKQRSIELIISLLTGSINDISKLQRDMPEAILDKLKQKILLFDGEQTRFIYDVPVGNEVIIQGLSGTGKTELLLHKLKEIYTADSESRIIFTCHNKILASNLRQRIPEFFNFMKVEEQIEWDHRLWCISAWGSSYDRNSGTYRYICDKYNLSFNRFSYTYSFDDACTQAIAELSKIDGFDFAFDYALIDESQDFPESFFELMKLVTAKTVYRAGDIFQSIFDTDIISEIAPDFLLSKCYRTDPRTLMFAHALGMGLFEKDKLRWLEDPEWQACGYVVNKDPADNNYTLTREPLRRFEDLVEEGDSSVEIVEDDLLLAADFESEIISLLVQIVSEHPTVQPDDIAVIFIDRAKYTYNVGDRLSISVPERMGWRVNKAYESKRKSKGALFVSNKNNVKGLEFPFVICVTQNVLNTRSYRNALYMMMTRSFLKSFLIISKQNNEEFIDAIGGGLESINETGSLIFKEPTQAEKSKIKTTILQADKHTSFYDYVYEIFDEFGVETKYRSRLYKTVESLLGPKFDHDSIYEVIAFSYSRIQEG, from the coding sequence ATGCCTTCGAGCTTTTTTTATCTTGGTGCAGAAAAAACGCAAGAGAATGAATTTATTCTCAACGGCTTTGCTCAATATGCAGAGCAGAATAATCTGCAGACTTACATTATAGACAGGCCTCTAGGGGAGGACAGATATACCTATGGATATGAAAAGTCTTTTCTCTTACTAATTCCAAAGCATAAAATTACATTTATTAACTATGGACCGCAATCCATAGACTTCGACGATTACATAGAAGACTTCTTGGAAGACCTTGGGTCTATATCTGACAAATTCAGGTATAAAGAGTTTATTGGACGGCCTAGAAAATGGCGTAGCGAACTAGTAGCCGATTTTCAGGTTGATTCCACTTCTTTTGATCCTGAATGTATAATATCCCAAATAGCGTTAACGGAAGGAGAAAAGCAACGTAGCATTGAATTGATAATCTCACTGCTTACGGGAAGCATTAATGACATATCTAAGCTTCAAAGGGATATGCCGGAGGCGATACTTGATAAGTTGAAGCAAAAGATACTGCTATTCGATGGTGAGCAAACTCGATTCATTTATGATGTTCCAGTGGGTAATGAAGTCATAATACAAGGATTATCAGGAACTGGAAAAACCGAGCTTCTGTTACATAAGCTAAAGGAAATATATACAGCTGATAGTGAAAGCAGGATTATTTTTACTTGCCATAACAAGATTCTGGCATCGAATTTGAGACAACGTATACCTGAGTTTTTCAACTTCATGAAAGTTGAGGAGCAAATAGAATGGGATCATAGACTTTGGTGTATTAGCGCTTGGGGTTCTAGCTATGATAGGAATAGCGGAACGTATAGGTATATTTGTGATAAGTATAACCTGAGTTTTAACAGGTTCAGCTACACGTATTCATTTGACGACGCCTGTACGCAAGCAATTGCTGAACTAAGTAAAATTGACGGTTTTGATTTCGCATTCGACTATGCCTTGATTGATGAGAGTCAAGATTTCCCAGAATCTTTCTTTGAATTAATGAAGCTGGTTACCGCTAAAACAGTATACAGAGCAGGGGATATCTTTCAGAGTATTTTTGATACAGACATAATAAGTGAAATAGCTCCAGATTTCCTGCTGAGTAAATGCTACAGAACTGATCCCAGAACTCTAATGTTTGCCCATGCGTTAGGTATGGGTTTGTTTGAGAAAGACAAGCTTCGATGGCTAGAGGACCCAGAATGGCAAGCATGTGGGTACGTTGTAAACAAGGATCCTGCTGATAATAACTATACGCTTACGCGAGAACCCCTAAGGCGATTTGAAGACCTTGTTGAAGAAGGAGATTCCAGCGTGGAGATCGTGGAAGACGATCTACTTCTCGCAGCAGATTTTGAGTCTGAAATTATCAGTCTACTAGTGCAAATCGTATCTGAGCACCCGACCGTCCAGCCGGATGATATTGCGGTCATATTTATCGATAGAGCTAAATACACTTATAATGTTGGTGACAGGTTGTCTATTTCGGTTCCTGAAAGAATGGGCTGGCGCGTAAATAAAGCTTACGAAAGCAAGAGGAAGTCAAAGGGTGCGTTGTTCGTTAGTAACAAGAACAATGTGAAAGGTCTAGAGTTCCCCTTCGTAATATGTGTCACCCAGAACGTACTTAATACTAGAAGCTACAGAAATGCTCTCTACATGATGATGACTAGATCCTTCTTGAAGTCATTTCTAATTATATCTAAGCAAAATAATGAGGAGTTTATCGATGCTATAGGTGGCGGATTGGAATCAATTAATGAGACCGGAAGTCTTATATTCAAAGAACCCACGCAAGCAGAAAAATCAAAAATTAAAACTACAATACTGCAAGCAGATAAGCATACGTCGTTCTATGATTATGTATACGAAATATTTGATGAATTTGGAGTCGAAACTAAATATCGAAGCAGATTATACAAGACTGTCGAATCCTTGTTGGGGCCAAAGTTTGACCATGACTCTATATACGAAGTTATAGCATTTAGCTACTCAAGAATTCAAGAAGGATAG
- a CDS encoding nuclease-related domain-containing protein codes for MTSMIVRGIFSVIFIGPLLGLLVWFFWQMRKFKRSARPFSKETSRPPGESLRREIMALDEKMVECFIWPVFAALVGVGLWFMPQPSPTTEMPPLWKTLVSILGIGTVAIAALWNAARLREYLERYRNLSLGFDGERHVGQALNRQMRRPEVNCVYHDFVFEHAGKKFNIDHVVAGPGGVFVIETKTRRKPLDANQKKQHKVAYDGARLKFPHGSTEEPIAQAEANARFFQEWLTGQLGHAITVTPIIVIPGWWIDYQNQGRGPAVINDAMIKSYAFHSNNPLEPITLNRIDAALWRENAESLN; via the coding sequence ATGACTTCAATGATCGTTCGGGGCATTTTCTCTGTCATTTTCATTGGTCCGCTGTTGGGGCTCTTAGTCTGGTTCTTCTGGCAGATGCGGAAGTTCAAGCGAAGCGCGCGCCCGTTTTCCAAGGAGACCTCGCGCCCACCGGGCGAAAGCCTGCGCCGCGAAATCATGGCGCTGGATGAAAAGATGGTGGAGTGTTTCATCTGGCCGGTATTCGCCGCACTCGTTGGCGTGGGTCTCTGGTTCATGCCCCAACCATCACCAACGACCGAAATGCCTCCTCTCTGGAAGACGTTGGTTAGCATTTTGGGAATTGGTACTGTCGCAATCGCGGCGCTTTGGAATGCCGCCCGCTTGCGCGAATATCTGGAACGCTACCGCAATCTGAGCCTCGGGTTCGACGGCGAGCGCCACGTCGGCCAGGCGCTCAATCGGCAAATGCGGCGACCGGAAGTAAACTGCGTTTACCACGACTTTGTTTTCGAGCACGCGGGTAAGAAGTTCAACATCGACCACGTCGTCGCCGGGCCGGGCGGGGTGTTCGTCATCGAGACGAAGACGCGCCGGAAACCCCTCGACGCCAATCAGAAAAAACAACACAAGGTCGCCTACGACGGCGCGCGCCTCAAGTTCCCCCATGGCAGCACCGAGGAGCCCATCGCGCAAGCCGAGGCCAACGCCCGCTTCTTCCAGGAATGGCTAACCGGCCAGCTCGGCCACGCCATCACCGTCACCCCGATCATCGTCATCCCCGGTTGGTGGATCGACTACCAAAACCAGGGCCGCGGCCCCGCCGTCATCAACGACGCCATGATCAAAAGCTACGCCTTCCACTCCAACAACCCCCTCGAACCCATCACCCTCAACCGCATCGACGCCGCCCTCTGGCGCGAGAACGCGGAGTCGTTGAATTAG